One window of the Allosaccharopolyspora coralli genome contains the following:
- a CDS encoding resuscitation-promoting factor, producing MNGRGTPESPTHGYWADSFDSATDWFSPVAHPDTPTAVGVMEPTFSGHDLDAAFTREAHPVTGHSGVPADALDITEADVLEALGPDADELLASADVDVAELIRLINAETVVLPPLVLPEFESDEDEAPQFAAAVSTWKRRFLKGAVAAVILSLTGGGGAAAAMDKSVTVEIDGETRQVNTFDSTVGEVLQDEGVTVGKHDAVSPSPQSEIQHGDTITLDQGRLLKMTVDGEPREEWVRSVTVGQALRQLGIPDQGAWTSADRSMAVPENGMNLAVKTQKNITITDGGGAPRELSTNAVTVDELVKEQNLALGAEDSISPGGGEKVVDGAAIQIDRLTSSVVNVTTPIEPPVKEIEDDSMLKGEEKVQEQGTPGEKIVFTRVSERNGEETGREIVGEKVVREASERVVLVGTKTPPVSSGGGAGGNTVWDKLAQCESTGNWSANSGNGYYGGLQFDQQTWSSFGGDQYAAYPHQASREQQIEIATKVRDSRGGYGAWPSCSSKLGLS from the coding sequence GTGAACGGACGCGGCACGCCCGAGAGCCCTACGCACGGCTATTGGGCCGATTCCTTCGACTCGGCGACGGACTGGTTCTCCCCGGTCGCCCACCCCGACACTCCGACCGCTGTCGGTGTCATGGAGCCCACCTTCTCGGGCCACGACCTCGACGCGGCTTTCACCCGGGAAGCGCACCCGGTGACCGGCCACTCGGGCGTCCCGGCCGATGCGCTCGACATCACCGAGGCCGACGTCCTCGAAGCGCTCGGCCCGGACGCCGACGAGCTACTCGCCAGCGCCGACGTCGACGTCGCCGAACTCATCCGGCTCATCAACGCCGAGACGGTCGTCCTGCCGCCGCTCGTGCTCCCGGAGTTCGAGTCCGACGAGGACGAAGCCCCGCAGTTCGCCGCGGCCGTCAGCACCTGGAAGCGGCGCTTCCTCAAGGGTGCCGTCGCCGCCGTGATCCTCTCGCTCACCGGCGGGGGCGGCGCCGCCGCCGCGATGGACAAGTCCGTCACCGTCGAGATCGACGGCGAGACCCGTCAGGTCAACACCTTCGACTCCACCGTCGGGGAGGTCCTCCAGGACGAGGGCGTCACCGTCGGCAAGCACGACGCGGTGAGCCCGTCGCCGCAGTCGGAGATCCAGCACGGCGACACGATCACCCTGGATCAGGGCCGCCTGCTGAAGATGACCGTCGACGGCGAACCCCGCGAGGAGTGGGTCCGCTCGGTCACCGTCGGCCAGGCACTGCGCCAGCTCGGCATCCCGGACCAGGGTGCGTGGACCTCGGCGGACCGCTCGATGGCGGTTCCCGAGAACGGCATGAACCTGGCCGTCAAGACACAGAAGAACATCACGATCACCGACGGCGGAGGCGCGCCGCGCGAGCTCAGCACCAATGCCGTCACGGTGGACGAGCTGGTCAAGGAGCAGAACCTCGCGCTGGGCGCCGAGGACTCGATCAGCCCCGGCGGCGGCGAGAAGGTCGTCGACGGCGCTGCGATCCAGATCGACCGGCTCACCAGCTCCGTGGTCAACGTGACGACCCCGATCGAGCCGCCCGTCAAGGAGATCGAGGACGACTCGATGCTCAAGGGCGAAGAGAAGGTCCAGGAGCAGGGCACTCCCGGCGAGAAGATCGTCTTCACCCGCGTGTCGGAGCGCAACGGGGAGGAGACCGGCCGCGAGATCGTCGGCGAGAAGGTCGTCCGCGAGGCCAGCGAGCGCGTCGTGCTGGTCGGCACCAAGACCCCGCCGGTGAGCAGCGGCGGCGGTGCCGGCGGCAACACCGTCTGGGACAAGCTCGCGCAGTGCGAGTCCACCGGGAACTGGTCCGCCAATTCCGGTAACGGCTATTACGGCGGTCTCCAGTTCGACCAGCAGACCTGGAGTTCCTTCGGCGGCGATCAGTACGCCGCGTACCCGCACCAGGCGAGCCGTGAGCAGCAGATCGAGATCGCGACGAAGGTCCGAGACTCCCGCGGTGGCTACGGTGCCTGGCCGTCGTGCTCGTCCAAGCTCGGCCTGAGCTGA
- the rsmA gene encoding 16S rRNA (adenine(1518)-N(6)/adenine(1519)-N(6))-dimethyltransferase RsmA, translating into MRPTKKLGQNFVHDANTVRRIVTASGVRPEDVALEVGPGLGSLTLALLPAARSVTAVEVDPTLAGRLPTTVHEHAPSLADRLHVVEADAMRVRAKELGPAAPTVLVANLPYNVAVPVVLHLLAELPSLRCGLVMVQQEVAERMSAGPGGRTYGVPSVKAAWFAEVQRVGPVSRSVFWPVPNVDSGLVSFTRTSPPSTTVSRAEVFRVVDAAFAQRRKTLRSALSSWAGSGAEAERLLLAADVDPRARGEQLRVSDFTRIAEAAATP; encoded by the coding sequence ATGCGCCCGACGAAGAAGCTGGGGCAGAACTTCGTCCACGACGCGAACACGGTGCGCCGGATCGTGACGGCCTCCGGAGTTCGGCCCGAGGATGTCGCGCTCGAAGTCGGTCCGGGACTCGGGTCGTTGACTCTCGCACTGCTGCCTGCCGCGCGGTCGGTCACCGCGGTGGAGGTCGACCCGACCCTCGCCGGGCGGCTGCCGACCACGGTCCACGAACACGCGCCCTCGCTCGCCGACCGCCTGCACGTGGTCGAGGCGGACGCGATGCGGGTGCGCGCGAAGGAACTCGGCCCGGCGGCGCCGACGGTGTTGGTGGCGAACCTGCCGTACAACGTCGCGGTACCGGTCGTGCTGCACCTGCTGGCCGAGTTGCCGTCGCTGCGGTGCGGGCTCGTCATGGTGCAGCAGGAGGTCGCCGAACGGATGTCGGCGGGCCCCGGCGGCCGCACGTACGGCGTGCCGAGCGTGAAAGCCGCGTGGTTCGCCGAGGTGCAGCGGGTCGGGCCGGTGTCGCGTTCGGTGTTCTGGCCCGTCCCCAACGTGGATTCCGGCCTGGTGTCGTTCACGCGGACGTCGCCGCCGTCGACGACGGTGTCCCGCGCGGAGGTGTTCCGGGTGGTCGACGCCGCGTTCGCCCAGCGACGCAAGACGTTGCGGTCGGCGCTGTCGAGCTGGGCGGGCTCCGGGGCGGAAGCGGAGCGGCTCCTGCTCGCGGCAGACGTCGACCCACGTGCTCGCGGTGAACAGCTCCGCGTGTCCGACTTCACCCGCATCGCCGAAGCAGCCGCCACCCCCTGA
- a CDS encoding NIL domain-containing protein: protein MTVVRRIADDVAVLDGGRVVEHGNVVDLVSEPGSYVGSTLLPQTDQAEQLKPSVSGHDVVAEVVLVGFAAVGALLPEASNRFGIDLSILGGGLTRLGDTPVAKFRVGLTGEGSESALKWMIERDAHVRRAPAKVEVAA from the coding sequence ATGACCGTGGTGCGCCGGATCGCCGACGATGTGGCGGTGCTCGACGGGGGACGCGTGGTGGAACACGGCAACGTCGTCGACTTGGTGTCGGAACCGGGCAGCTACGTCGGCAGCACGCTGCTGCCGCAGACCGACCAGGCTGAGCAGCTCAAGCCGTCGGTGAGCGGCCACGACGTCGTCGCCGAGGTGGTCCTCGTCGGCTTCGCCGCCGTGGGCGCCCTGCTGCCGGAGGCGTCGAACCGGTTCGGCATCGACCTGTCCATCCTCGGCGGCGGACTGACCCGTCTCGGCGACACGCCGGTCGCGAAGTTCCGGGTGGGCCTGACCGGTGAGGGCTCCGAGTCGGCGTTGAAGTGGATGATCGAGCGGGACGCGCACGTGCGCCGCGCGCCGGCGAAGGTCGAGGTCGCCGCGTGA
- a CDS encoding methionine ABC transporter permease, with product MSDSTPWLEVLEMIGPATGETVYMVVVSTILAVLGGLPLGVLLHLTSPFGLEPRPVLNRVLGVVVDVTRSVPFVVLLVVLASFTRLLVGTSIGSTAVIVPLTIGAIPFFARLTQNALREVGFTVVEAAITTGSSRWRIVWTVLLGEARAALVGAVGVTAVALIGYAAMAGAIGGGGLGTTAIQDGYQGYDDRVLYSSVVALGALAWGMQLLSDFAARTVDRRRAATT from the coding sequence GTGAGCGACTCCACTCCGTGGCTCGAAGTTCTCGAAATGATCGGCCCGGCCACCGGTGAAACGGTGTACATGGTGGTCGTGTCGACGATCCTGGCGGTGCTCGGCGGTCTTCCGCTGGGGGTGCTGCTGCACCTGACCTCGCCGTTCGGGCTGGAGCCGCGCCCGGTGCTCAACCGGGTGCTCGGTGTCGTGGTCGACGTGACGCGCTCCGTGCCGTTCGTCGTCCTGCTGGTGGTGCTGGCCTCGTTCACCCGGCTGCTCGTCGGCACGTCCATCGGTAGCACGGCGGTGATCGTGCCGCTGACGATCGGCGCGATCCCGTTCTTCGCGCGGTTGACGCAGAACGCTCTGCGGGAGGTCGGGTTCACCGTCGTCGAGGCCGCGATCACCACCGGCTCGAGCCGGTGGCGGATCGTGTGGACCGTACTGCTCGGTGAGGCGCGGGCGGCGCTGGTCGGTGCCGTCGGCGTCACGGCGGTGGCGTTGATCGGCTACGCCGCGATGGCCGGTGCGATCGGCGGCGGCGGGCTCGGCACGACCGCGATCCAGGACGGCTACCAGGGCTACGACGACCGCGTGCTCTACAGCTCGGTGGTCGCGCTCGGTGCGCTCGCCTGGGGCATGCAGTTGCTGTCCGACTTCGCTGCCCGAACCGTCGACCGCCGGCGCGCCGCCACAACGTAG
- a CDS encoding MetQ/NlpA family ABC transporter substrate-binding protein, with protein sequence MRFRIAAALLTTAAIGLAGCSTGAQASDPNGPLRVAVSPQPHGEILEFVDEELAERAGLDLEIETFSDYNRPNEALTQGELEANYYQHQPFLDEYRTEKGGEFAWVQPVHLEPLAVYSKEHRSLQDLPQGAKVTLSNDPANRLRGLKLLADNGVLRLKPEVSESARVEEAVAENPKNLELSTLSPDQLPRTVEEADAAIVNGNYALKANLKNPVAIESAEGSPYVNGLVTTPQLKDDPRVVKLAELLRSPEVAEFIRQNYTKETVVPAA encoded by the coding sequence ATGCGCTTTCGGATCGCAGCAGCGCTGCTGACCACGGCCGCGATCGGGCTCGCCGGGTGCTCCACCGGCGCTCAGGCTTCCGACCCCAACGGGCCGTTGCGGGTGGCGGTGAGTCCGCAGCCGCACGGCGAGATCCTCGAGTTCGTCGACGAGGAACTCGCCGAGCGGGCCGGACTCGACCTGGAGATCGAGACGTTCAGCGACTACAACCGCCCGAACGAGGCCCTGACGCAGGGCGAGCTGGAGGCGAACTACTACCAGCACCAGCCCTTCCTGGACGAGTACCGGACCGAGAAGGGTGGCGAGTTCGCGTGGGTGCAGCCGGTGCACCTGGAGCCCCTCGCGGTGTACTCGAAGGAGCACCGGTCGCTGCAGGACCTGCCGCAGGGCGCGAAGGTCACGCTCTCGAACGATCCGGCGAACCGGTTGCGCGGCTTGAAGCTGTTGGCGGACAACGGGGTTCTGAGGTTGAAGCCCGAGGTCTCGGAGAGCGCGCGGGTCGAGGAGGCCGTGGCGGAGAACCCGAAGAATCTGGAGCTCTCGACGCTGTCCCCGGACCAGCTGCCCCGGACCGTCGAAGAGGCCGACGCCGCGATCGTCAACGGGAACTACGCGTTGAAGGCGAACTTGAAGAACCCGGTCGCGATCGAGTCCGCGGAGGGGAGCCCGTACGTCAACGGGCTGGTCACGACGCCGCAGCTGAAGGACGACCCGCGGGTCGTCAAGCTCGCCGAGCTGCTGCGCTCTCCGGAGGTGGCGGAGTTCATCCGGCAGAACTACACGAAGGAGACGGTCGTCCCGGCTGCCTGA
- a CDS encoding 4-(cytidine 5'-diphospho)-2-C-methyl-D-erythritol kinase, protein MVPTPITVRVPAKVNLHLAVGDSRPDGYHELVTVFQALSMTDDVTVVSADEPGLEVHGEGAESVPTGPSNLAWKAVRILAEHAGRDPEEPGVRVTLHKGIPVAGGMAGGSADAAGALLALNTLWKLELPRDELADVAGRLGSDVPFALQGGTALGTGRGERLVPVLARHTYHWVIALDRDGLETPAVYTELDRLRAEPKANQVGDVEPVLEALASGDPRQLALLLGNDLQCAAVSLRPGLRRTLRAGVNAGALAGIVSGSGPTCAFLCTDADSAVKVAAELSGAGVCRTVRVAQGPAPGARVLSDERADRPTPPQVHA, encoded by the coding sequence GTGGTCCCCACACCCATCACCGTTCGCGTCCCGGCCAAGGTGAACCTGCACCTCGCCGTCGGAGACAGCCGCCCGGACGGCTATCACGAGCTGGTGACGGTTTTCCAGGCGCTGTCGATGACCGACGACGTCACCGTCGTCTCCGCCGACGAGCCCGGCCTCGAGGTACACGGTGAGGGCGCCGAGTCGGTGCCGACCGGCCCGAGCAACCTCGCGTGGAAAGCGGTGCGCATTCTCGCCGAACACGCCGGGCGTGATCCGGAGGAGCCGGGCGTGCGGGTCACCCTCCACAAGGGCATTCCGGTCGCAGGCGGTATGGCCGGGGGGAGCGCGGACGCGGCGGGGGCGCTACTGGCGCTGAACACCCTGTGGAAGCTGGAACTCCCCCGTGACGAGCTCGCCGACGTCGCCGGGCGGCTCGGTAGCGACGTGCCGTTCGCGCTGCAGGGCGGGACCGCACTGGGCACCGGGCGCGGTGAACGGCTGGTACCGGTGCTGGCGCGGCACACTTACCACTGGGTGATCGCCCTGGACCGGGACGGCTTGGAGACACCCGCGGTCTACACCGAGCTCGATCGGCTGCGGGCGGAGCCGAAGGCCAACCAGGTCGGCGACGTCGAGCCGGTCCTGGAGGCGCTGGCGTCCGGGGATCCGCGCCAGCTCGCCCTGCTGCTGGGCAACGACCTGCAGTGTGCGGCGGTCTCGTTGCGCCCCGGCCTGCGCCGGACGTTGCGGGCCGGCGTGAACGCCGGTGCGCTCGCCGGCATCGTCTCCGGTTCGGGGCCGACCTGTGCGTTCCTGTGTACCGACGCGGATTCGGCGGTGAAGGTCGCGGCGGAGCTTTCCGGCGCCGGCGTGTGCCGCACGGTCCGCGTGGCCCAAGGGCCCGCTCCCGGTGCCCGGGTGCTCAGCGATGAGCGCGCCGACCGGCCCACGCCGCCTCAGGTGCACGCGTAA
- a CDS encoding ABC-F family ATP-binding cassette domain-containing protein: MSNLINLESVHFSHGVKPLLDGVSLGIAASDRIGVVGLNGGGKTTLLEVLSGTEKPDEGRVSQSRDLRLAVVTQRTELPEASTVRNAVLDPHGFDAEHEWAADPKVRSVLGGLGMTRLGLDTPVENFSGGERRRVALAAALVRELDVLVLDEPTNHLDVEGVRWLADHLLERRCALVIVTHDRWFLDAVCNRTWEVVDGRVEQYEGGYADWVYARAERARLAQQAEEKRRNLARKELAWLQRGAKARTSKPRYRVEAAEALISDVPPARDTVELVSFARRRLGKTVIELEDVDLSIGDRALLNGVTWRIGPGDRVGVVGVNGSGKTTLLNLLAGERGPDAGRRIEGKTVRLAHLSQELHDLPGNWRVLEAIEDVAERVTLGKYELTASQLGEKFGFGKGRQWTSVADLSGGEKRRLQLARLLMAEPNVLVLDEPTNDLDIDTLQQLEDLLDTWPGTLVVVSHDRYLVERVCDTVVALFGDGRVTDLPGGIDEYLTRRLSLLEAESGSLGKQAGGVAAKASEQGLSGAQERAARKELSKLERQLDKIGKREDDMHVRLAEAATEPERLQELNADLRALQSEKDDLETRWMELADQLD; this comes from the coding sequence ATGAGCAACCTGATCAACCTGGAATCCGTGCACTTCAGCCACGGAGTGAAACCGCTGCTGGACGGCGTGTCCCTCGGCATCGCCGCGTCGGACCGGATCGGGGTCGTCGGCCTCAACGGGGGTGGGAAGACGACGCTGCTGGAGGTGCTCTCCGGAACCGAGAAGCCGGACGAGGGCCGCGTCAGCCAGTCCCGTGATCTGCGGCTGGCTGTCGTCACGCAGCGCACCGAGCTGCCGGAAGCCTCGACGGTCCGCAACGCCGTGCTCGACCCGCACGGTTTCGACGCCGAGCACGAGTGGGCGGCCGACCCGAAGGTGCGCTCGGTGCTGGGCGGGCTCGGCATGACCCGGCTGGGGCTGGACACGCCGGTGGAGAACTTCTCCGGTGGTGAGCGCCGTCGCGTGGCGCTCGCGGCGGCGCTGGTGCGGGAGCTGGACGTGCTCGTGCTCGACGAGCCGACGAACCACCTCGACGTCGAGGGCGTGCGGTGGCTGGCCGACCACCTGCTGGAACGCCGCTGCGCGTTGGTGATCGTCACCCACGACCGCTGGTTCCTGGACGCGGTCTGCAACCGCACGTGGGAGGTCGTCGACGGCCGCGTCGAGCAGTACGAAGGCGGTTACGCGGACTGGGTGTACGCGAGAGCCGAACGTGCCCGACTCGCTCAGCAGGCCGAGGAGAAGCGCCGCAACCTCGCCCGGAAGGAGCTGGCGTGGTTGCAGCGCGGCGCGAAGGCCCGCACGTCGAAGCCGCGCTACCGGGTGGAGGCGGCCGAGGCCCTCATCTCCGACGTCCCGCCCGCGAGGGACACCGTCGAGCTGGTCAGCTTCGCCCGGCGGCGTCTCGGCAAGACGGTGATCGAGCTGGAGGACGTCGACCTGAGCATCGGCGACCGCGCGCTGCTCAACGGTGTGACCTGGCGGATCGGCCCGGGTGACCGAGTGGGCGTGGTCGGCGTGAACGGCTCCGGGAAGACGACGCTGCTGAACCTGCTCGCCGGTGAGCGGGGACCGGACGCCGGACGCCGGATCGAGGGCAAGACGGTACGTCTCGCGCACCTGAGCCAGGAGCTGCACGATCTGCCGGGGAACTGGCGGGTGCTGGAGGCGATCGAGGACGTCGCCGAGCGGGTCACGTTGGGCAAGTACGAGCTGACGGCGTCCCAACTGGGGGAGAAGTTCGGGTTCGGCAAGGGCAGGCAATGGACGTCGGTCGCCGATCTCTCCGGTGGGGAGAAGCGGCGACTGCAGCTGGCGCGGCTGCTGATGGCCGAGCCGAACGTGCTGGTGCTCGACGAGCCCACGAACGACCTCGACATCGACACGTTGCAGCAGCTGGAAGACCTGCTGGACACCTGGCCGGGCACGCTCGTGGTCGTCTCGCACGACCGGTACCTGGTGGAGCGGGTGTGTGACACGGTGGTGGCGCTGTTCGGTGACGGCCGCGTGACGGATTTGCCCGGTGGGATCGACGAGTATCTGACGCGACGCCTGTCCCTGCTGGAAGCCGAGTCGGGTTCGCTCGGCAAGCAGGCGGGCGGGGTCGCTGCGAAGGCATCGGAGCAGGGCTTGTCCGGTGCTCAGGAACGGGCCGCTCGCAAGGAACTGTCCAAACTCGAACGGCAGCTCGACAAGATCGGCAAACGAGAGGACGACATGCACGTGCGTCTCGCGGAGGCGGCGACCGAACCGGAACGTCTCCAGGAGCTCAACGCGGATCTTCGCGCCTTGCAGAGCGAGAAGGACGACCTCGAGACGCGGTGGATGGAGCTCGCCGACCAGCTGGACTGA
- a CDS encoding fatty acyl-AMP ligase produces MSLFVDALVAAARDNEGAGARGLTTGEPAEPRRRTWGQVHAEARAFAGALRDGQPRVRPGDAVAVLAADPALVAPAVQAVWLAGGSVTMLHQPTPRTDLNRWAADTLRVLDMVDARLVLLGPPFDDVAPVLDEHDVAYRQLTELGGGEPLPVPVPAEADTTALLQLTSGSTAEPKAVHITHGNLHANMLAMVEAARLRPEEDVLVSWLPLFHDMGMVGCLTVPMATGLETVKVTPADFLAAPTLWMELVSSHGATVTAAPNFAYAITGRRLSSMDDGSLDLSRLRFALNGAEPIDPKAVATFTDAGVRFGLDPSCVVCAFGMAEATLAVSFADLDRGLEVDTVDAEALEHRRAAVPAEPGSRSTRQFPLLGKGLPGIEVSAVDDEGTVLTEREVGELRIRGAAVTPGYLTVDGPLAAQDDEGWLLTGDDGYLADGQVVICGRRKDVIIMGGRNLYPVDVERAADEVDGVRAGNAVAVRIEAGSRRERFAVIVESRSAGDEQADRDLRKNVAAKILDAVGARPSSVVVVAPGTLPKTPSGKLQRSAAGDLLDR; encoded by the coding sequence GTGAGCCTTTTCGTGGACGCACTCGTCGCGGCGGCGCGGGACAACGAGGGAGCCGGAGCGCGCGGCCTGACCACCGGCGAGCCTGCCGAGCCGCGCCGACGCACGTGGGGACAGGTCCACGCCGAAGCTCGCGCGTTCGCGGGCGCTCTGCGCGACGGGCAGCCGCGGGTGCGTCCCGGCGACGCAGTCGCCGTTCTCGCCGCCGACCCCGCGTTGGTCGCCCCGGCCGTGCAGGCGGTGTGGCTGGCGGGAGGCAGCGTCACGATGCTGCACCAGCCCACGCCGCGCACCGACTTGAATCGCTGGGCCGCCGACACGCTGCGGGTGCTCGACATGGTCGACGCGCGGCTGGTGTTGCTCGGGCCGCCGTTCGACGACGTCGCGCCGGTCCTCGACGAACACGACGTCGCCTACCGGCAGCTCACCGAACTCGGCGGTGGCGAGCCGTTGCCCGTGCCTGTTCCCGCGGAGGCGGACACGACAGCGCTGCTCCAGCTCACCAGCGGTTCGACCGCGGAGCCGAAGGCGGTACACATCACCCACGGCAACCTGCACGCGAACATGCTCGCGATGGTCGAGGCGGCACGGTTGCGCCCCGAGGAGGACGTCCTCGTGTCGTGGCTGCCGCTGTTCCACGACATGGGGATGGTGGGCTGTCTGACCGTGCCGATGGCTACCGGCCTGGAGACGGTCAAGGTCACTCCCGCGGACTTCCTCGCCGCACCGACGCTGTGGATGGAACTCGTCAGCTCACACGGCGCCACCGTGACCGCCGCACCGAACTTCGCCTACGCGATCACCGGACGTCGACTGTCCTCGATGGACGACGGCTCCCTCGACCTGTCGCGGCTGCGGTTCGCGCTCAACGGCGCCGAACCGATCGACCCGAAGGCCGTCGCCACGTTCACCGACGCCGGGGTCCGGTTCGGGCTCGACCCGAGTTGTGTGGTGTGCGCGTTCGGCATGGCCGAGGCGACGCTGGCCGTTTCGTTCGCCGACCTCGATCGCGGACTCGAGGTCGACACCGTCGACGCGGAAGCGCTCGAACACCGGCGTGCGGCGGTCCCGGCCGAGCCCGGCTCGCGGTCCACCCGGCAGTTCCCGCTGCTCGGGAAAGGACTGCCCGGCATCGAGGTCTCCGCCGTCGACGACGAGGGCACGGTCCTGACCGAGCGGGAGGTGGGTGAACTGCGGATCCGGGGCGCGGCGGTGACTCCCGGCTACCTCACGGTGGACGGCCCGCTCGCCGCGCAGGACGACGAGGGCTGGCTGCTCACCGGCGACGACGGGTATCTCGCCGACGGGCAGGTCGTGATCTGCGGGCGCCGCAAGGACGTCATCATCATGGGCGGCCGGAACCTGTACCCGGTCGATGTCGAACGCGCCGCGGACGAGGTCGACGGTGTGCGGGCGGGCAACGCCGTGGCCGTCCGGATCGAGGCGGGCAGCAGGCGGGAGCGTTTCGCCGTGATCGTGGAATCCCGATCCGCTGGCGACGAGCAGGCCGATCGCGACCTTCGCAAGAACGTCGCCGCGAAGATCCTCGACGCGGTCGGGGCCCGGCCGTCGTCGGTGGTCGTGGTCGCGCCGGGCACGTTGCCGAAAACCCCGTCCGGCAAGCTCCAGCGCTCCGCCGCAGGAGACCTGCTCGACCGGTAG
- the pth gene encoding aminoacyl-tRNA hydrolase → MNAVESAGPALIVGLGNPGPRYEGNRHNIGFLVLDELAARVGGKFKAHKSGAEVVEGRLGPCRAVLAKPRSFMNLSGGAVSSVAKFYKVPATELIVVHDELDLPFGTVRLKRGGGENGHNGLRSMTKSLGTKEYLRVRFGVDRPPGRMDAADYVLKDFSRAESKELGWFIDHCADAVEAVAAQGLEAAQNRFH, encoded by the coding sequence GTGAATGCTGTCGAATCTGCCGGGCCCGCACTGATCGTGGGCCTGGGCAATCCCGGTCCCCGTTACGAGGGCAACCGGCACAACATCGGGTTTCTCGTTCTCGACGAGCTCGCCGCTCGTGTCGGCGGCAAGTTCAAGGCGCACAAGTCGGGTGCGGAGGTCGTGGAGGGCAGGCTCGGCCCGTGCCGGGCGGTGTTGGCGAAGCCGCGCTCGTTCATGAACCTCTCCGGGGGCGCGGTGTCGTCGGTGGCGAAGTTCTACAAGGTGCCCGCGACGGAACTGATCGTGGTGCACGACGAGCTGGATCTGCCGTTCGGGACCGTGCGGTTGAAGCGCGGCGGCGGCGAGAACGGCCACAACGGCCTGCGTTCGATGACGAAGTCCTTGGGAACCAAGGAGTACCTGCGGGTGCGGTTCGGGGTGGACCGCCCGCCGGGCCGGATGGACGCGGCAGACTACGTGCTCAAGGACTTCTCCCGGGCGGAGTCCAAGGAGTTGGGCTGGTTCATCGACCACTGCGCGGACGCCGTGGAAGCGGTGGCGGCGCAGGGGCTCGAGGCGGCGCAGAACCGGTTCCACTGA
- a CDS encoding 50S ribosomal protein L25/general stress protein Ctc: MSEVRLSVEPRTEFGKGAARRTRRAGKIPAVLYGHGSDPKHLSLPTVEFARALRENGQNAVLTLDVSGSGKELALTKTVTAHPIKNYIEHVDLLLVRRGEKVTVDVPVVVNGDAAPGTLVTQELTEIQVEAEALHIPEQVEISIDGAESGTQFVASQVVLPRGTELQADPEALVVNVTEAPTEAEMESEIDTEGAGVVEDESDSETESAGETEES; the protein is encoded by the coding sequence GTGTCCGAGGTACGTCTTTCCGTCGAACCGCGCACCGAGTTCGGAAAGGGTGCCGCACGCCGCACCCGCCGCGCGGGCAAGATCCCCGCGGTCCTGTACGGCCACGGTTCCGACCCGAAGCACCTGTCGCTGCCGACCGTCGAGTTCGCCCGTGCGCTTCGTGAGAACGGCCAGAACGCCGTCTTGACGCTGGACGTGTCGGGTTCCGGCAAGGAACTCGCGCTGACCAAGACCGTCACCGCGCACCCGATCAAGAACTACATCGAGCACGTCGACCTGCTGCTGGTCCGCCGCGGCGAGAAGGTCACGGTCGACGTGCCGGTCGTCGTCAACGGCGACGCCGCGCCCGGCACCCTGGTCACCCAGGAGCTCACCGAGATCCAGGTCGAGGCCGAGGCGCTGCACATCCCGGAGCAGGTCGAGATCTCCATCGACGGTGCCGAGTCGGGTACGCAGTTCGTCGCCTCCCAGGTGGTCCTGCCGCGCGGCACCGAGCTGCAGGCGGACCCGGAGGCGCTGGTCGTCAACGTCACCGAGGCACCGACCGAGGCCGAGATGGAGTCGGAGATCGACACCGAGGGTGCCGGCGTCGTCGAGGACGAGTCCGACTCGGAGACCGAGTCCGCCGGGGAGACCGAGGAGTCCTGA